A stretch of Sphingorhabdus sp. YGSMI21 DNA encodes these proteins:
- a CDS encoding lipopolysaccharide biosynthesis protein — translation MSENRLSSWFSSEDSLVRVFRNSSWLFSAKGIGAILSIFYLAILTRTLGVAGFGEFMIIVGAVQVLSAVLKLQTWQAVVQFGVPYLLAGQHQAFRKLSAQSFWIELTGGLIACATLWLLLPYGATQFGWNEPVEQAVMGYGLIVFLAVRSTPTGILRAQDRFGGNAFGDAIIPVIRFTGALALFLTRPSMTGFLIVWGLSEFVSFMVMWLMVWRRQEQNQSLRSATSLPVPAPGRREFAAFLLFTNLAYLISVIRERLVVVIVGFFVGPAAAGLFRLADQIANSLNRLAEVFARPLFSELSRLFAIGQSRKSRALFWRSLRVSALSGGVLFLGLLLLGEQIISLISGPEYLAAFPLLLLLGAATIISLAGLGLEPLLQAAGRARNALLIRLVGLIALGLLMAFSLPRFGTIGAAWAMLISAILTSIILLASSRAVISKPRQPVRKLR, via the coding sequence GTGTCGGAAAATAGGCTCTCCAGCTGGTTCAGCAGCGAGGATTCGCTGGTCCGCGTGTTCCGCAACAGCAGCTGGCTGTTCTCCGCCAAGGGAATCGGCGCGATCCTTAGCATCTTCTATCTCGCGATACTGACCCGCACTTTGGGGGTTGCCGGCTTTGGCGAATTCATGATCATCGTCGGCGCCGTACAGGTCTTGTCGGCAGTTCTGAAACTGCAGACCTGGCAGGCGGTCGTGCAATTTGGCGTGCCCTATCTGCTCGCCGGCCAGCATCAGGCCTTCAGAAAATTGTCGGCGCAAAGCTTCTGGATTGAACTGACTGGCGGGCTGATCGCATGTGCCACCTTATGGTTGTTGCTCCCTTATGGCGCGACCCAATTTGGCTGGAACGAACCGGTCGAACAGGCTGTCATGGGCTATGGCCTGATTGTTTTTCTGGCGGTCCGCTCGACGCCGACCGGTATATTGCGGGCGCAGGACCGGTTCGGCGGCAACGCTTTCGGCGATGCCATCATTCCGGTCATCCGCTTTACCGGAGCGCTCGCCCTGTTCCTGACCCGGCCGTCGATGACCGGATTCCTGATCGTCTGGGGGCTTTCCGAATTTGTTAGCTTCATGGTGATGTGGCTGATGGTCTGGCGCAGACAGGAACAGAATCAATCCCTTCGCAGCGCAACCAGCCTGCCCGTGCCGGCGCCAGGCCGCCGGGAATTTGCGGCATTTCTCTTGTTCACCAATCTCGCCTATCTGATCAGCGTGATCCGAGAACGGCTGGTGGTTGTCATCGTCGGTTTCTTTGTCGGCCCGGCCGCTGCCGGCCTGTTCCGTCTGGCCGACCAGATCGCCAACAGCCTAAACCGGCTCGCGGAAGTATTCGCCCGTCCGCTTTTTTCCGAACTGTCCCGCCTTTTCGCTATCGGACAATCGCGCAAATCCAGAGCCTTGTTCTGGCGGTCCCTGCGGGTTTCGGCGCTCAGCGGCGGCGTCCTTTTCCTCGGCTTGCTGCTGCTAGGGGAACAGATCATCAGCCTGATTTCAGGCCCCGAATATCTCGCCGCCTTCCCTCTATTGCTGCTGCTGGGAGCCGCGACCATCATCAGTCTGGCGGGGCTGGGTCTGGAACCGCTGCTTCAGGCTGCGGGCAGAGCCAGAAATGCGCTTCTGATTCGGTTGGTTGGTCTGATCGCGCTTGGGCTGCTCATGGCGTTTTCACTGCCTCGATTCGGTACAATCGGCGCGGCCTGGGCCATGCTGATCTCCGCCATATTGACCAGCATCATCCTGCTCGCGTCGAGCCGGGCGGTGATCAGCAAACCCCGGCAACCGGTCCGCAAATTGCGATAA
- the rpsI gene encoding 30S ribosomal protein S9, translating into MSDVKTDLADLKDIAGPAVVDAPAAAEADAETVAAEPPVSTMPLREQELDKYGRAYATGRRKDAVARVWLKPGKGKITINGRDQETYFARPTLRLVLNQVFAITEREGQYDVDVTVKGGGLSGQAGAVKHGISQALTKYEPALRSAVKAEGFLTRDSRKVERKKYGKAKARKSFQFSKR; encoded by the coding sequence ATGTCTGACGTAAAAACCGATCTCGCTGATCTTAAAGATATCGCTGGCCCGGCTGTGGTCGATGCACCGGCTGCTGCTGAAGCGGACGCCGAAACCGTAGCCGCTGAGCCTCCCGTCTCCACCATGCCTTTGCGCGAGCAGGAGCTGGACAAATATGGCCGTGCCTATGCAACCGGTCGCCGTAAAGACGCGGTTGCCCGTGTTTGGCTGAAGCCCGGCAAGGGCAAGATCACGATCAACGGTCGTGACCAGGAAACCTATTTCGCTCGCCCGACCCTGCGTCTGGTGCTCAACCAGGTTTTCGCGATCACCGAGCGCGAAGGTCAATATGACGTGGACGTTACGGTTAAAGGCGGCGGTCTTTCCGGACAGGCCGGTGCGGTCAAGCACGGCATTTCGCAGGCCCTGACCAAATATGAACCGGCTTTGCGGTCGGCCGTGAAGGCAGAAGGCTTTCTTACCCGTGACAGCCGTAAGGTTGAACGTAAGAAATACGGTAAGGCAAAAGCGCGCAAGAGCTTCCAGTTCTCCAAGCGTTAA
- a CDS encoding PaaI family thioesterase → MSEAERNFVISEPDPDFPDWKIWQLNDPDCYNSFLGKMIVRRGGDGIDDAIARVRMFPERKHRNLGDAVHGGTMMGFIDCSLFAAMRVLDLGPSGYAVTLELQTHFIGSARMDEPLEAQVEITRETGRFLFMRGLVVQGDKGQDNMASFTAIVKKAPRQKTDLQ, encoded by the coding sequence ATGTCTGAAGCAGAGCGCAATTTTGTCATCAGCGAGCCCGATCCGGACTTTCCGGACTGGAAGATATGGCAGCTGAACGATCCCGATTGCTATAACAGCTTTCTGGGAAAGATGATTGTCCGGCGGGGCGGCGACGGAATCGATGACGCTATCGCCCGGGTGCGCATGTTTCCCGAGCGCAAGCACCGTAATCTCGGCGATGCGGTCCATGGCGGAACGATGATGGGCTTCATCGACTGTTCGCTGTTTGCCGCGATGCGGGTGCTCGACCTCGGGCCGTCGGGCTACGCCGTCACACTGGAATTGCAGACGCATTTTATCGGTTCCGCTCGGATGGACGAGCCGCTCGAGGCGCAAGTAGAGATCACGCGCGAAACCGGGCGTTTCCTGTTCATGCGCGGACTGGTCGTGCAGGGCGACAAGGGCCAGGACAATATGGCCTCTTTCACCGCCATCGTGAAAAAGGCGCCGCGCCAGAAAACAGATTTGCAATGA
- a CDS encoding MerC domain-containing protein, whose translation MVRDGLWDRIAVLISGLCLAHCVATIAFVALLSSAGGMFLNPLVHEIGLGIAIALGFFALGRGVLDHGYIMPVAIGSLGLGMMMGAITLGHDSGHDGREVLYTMLGVGLLALAHDLNYRATH comes from the coding sequence ATGGTCAGGGATGGCCTGTGGGACCGTATCGCCGTGCTCATTTCCGGTCTGTGCCTGGCGCATTGTGTCGCAACCATTGCCTTTGTCGCGCTCCTGTCCTCGGCGGGCGGTATGTTCCTCAATCCGCTGGTCCATGAAATCGGGCTGGGAATAGCTATTGCCCTGGGCTTCTTCGCCCTGGGCCGCGGCGTGCTCGACCATGGCTATATCATGCCGGTTGCGATCGGCAGTCTGGGACTGGGCATGATGATGGGCGCGATCACCCTTGGCCATGACAGCGGTCATGACGGCCGCGAGGTTCTCTACACCATGCTGGGCGTCGGTTTGCTGGCCCTGGCCCATGACCTGAACTACCGCGCCACCCATTGA
- the dxs gene encoding 1-deoxy-D-xylulose-5-phosphate synthase, protein MPVSNTPLLDDVSFPADLRKLKPAQLRQFADELRAEVIDTVSTTGGHLGAGLGVVELTTAIHYVFNTPEDRLIWDVGHQCYPHKIITGRRDRIRTLRQGGGLSGFTKRSESEYDPFGAAHSSTSISAALGFAIANKLNDKPGRGIAVIGDGAMSAGMAYEAMNNAEAAGNRLVVILNDNDMSIAPPVGGLSAYLARIVSSREFLGVRQLARRIARKLPKPLHDAARKTDEFARGMTMGGTLFEELGFYYVGPIDGHNLEHLIPVLENVRDAAEGPCLVHVVTEKGKGYKFAEEAADKYHGVAQFDVVSGKQNKGPGGGPPAYQNVFGETLAKLADSDSRICAITAAMPSGTGVDKFAKAHPDKAFDVGIAEQHGVTFAAGLAAQGMRPFCAIYSTFLQRAYDQVVHDVAIQNLPVRFAIDRAGLVGADGSTHAGSFDVTYLATLPNMVVMAAADEAELAHMTYTAALHDSGPIAFRYPRGNGTGVPIPEKLERLEIGKGRIVKQGSKVAILSLGARLEEAKKAAERLEAKGLSTTVADLRFAKPLDEELIRKLLTTHEVAVTIEEASVGGLGAHVLTYASDNGLTDAGLKIRTMRLPDVFQDQDKPDLQYAEAGLDADGIVDTVLKALRHNSANVEDTGVRA, encoded by the coding sequence ATGCCAGTTTCGAATACACCATTGCTGGATGATGTTTCCTTCCCGGCCGATCTGCGCAAATTGAAGCCCGCGCAACTCCGCCAGTTTGCCGACGAATTGCGCGCCGAAGTCATCGACACCGTGTCCACGACCGGTGGTCATCTGGGCGCCGGCCTCGGCGTTGTCGAACTGACCACGGCGATCCATTATGTTTTCAATACGCCGGAAGACCGCCTGATCTGGGACGTCGGCCATCAATGCTATCCGCACAAGATCATCACCGGTCGCCGCGACCGGATCCGGACCCTGCGTCAGGGCGGCGGTCTCTCCGGCTTTACCAAGCGTTCGGAAAGCGAATATGATCCTTTCGGCGCTGCGCATAGCTCGACCTCGATCAGCGCGGCGCTCGGCTTCGCCATTGCCAACAAGCTGAACGACAAGCCCGGGCGCGGCATTGCCGTGATCGGTGACGGCGCGATGAGCGCCGGCATGGCCTATGAAGCGATGAACAATGCCGAGGCGGCCGGCAACCGGCTGGTCGTCATTCTCAACGACAATGACATGTCGATTGCACCGCCGGTCGGCGGCCTGTCGGCCTATCTTGCCAGAATTGTTTCGTCCCGCGAATTTCTCGGCGTGCGCCAGTTGGCGCGGCGTATTGCCCGCAAGCTGCCAAAACCGCTGCACGACGCAGCGCGCAAGACCGACGAATTTGCCCGCGGCATGACCATGGGCGGGACTTTGTTTGAAGAACTGGGCTTTTATTATGTTGGTCCGATTGACGGGCATAATCTGGAGCATCTGATTCCCGTGCTGGAAAATGTGCGCGACGCGGCGGAGGGACCTTGCCTGGTTCACGTGGTCACAGAAAAGGGCAAAGGCTATAAATTTGCCGAGGAAGCCGCTGACAAATATCACGGCGTCGCCCAATTTGATGTGGTGTCCGGCAAGCAGAACAAGGGGCCCGGTGGCGGACCGCCGGCCTATCAGAATGTCTTTGGCGAAACCCTTGCCAAGCTGGCCGACAGCGATTCCCGTATCTGCGCGATTACCGCAGCCATGCCCTCGGGCACCGGTGTCGACAAATTCGCCAAGGCGCATCCCGACAAGGCCTTTGATGTCGGCATTGCCGAACAGCATGGCGTTACTTTCGCAGCCGGTCTGGCCGCGCAGGGCATGCGGCCGTTTTGCGCCATTTATTCCACATTCCTGCAACGCGCCTATGACCAAGTTGTCCATGACGTGGCGATCCAGAATCTGCCGGTGCGCTTCGCCATCGACCGGGCCGGTCTGGTTGGCGCAGACGGCAGCACCCACGCCGGATCGTTCGACGTCACCTATCTGGCGACCCTGCCCAATATGGTGGTGATGGCCGCCGCCGATGAAGCGGAACTGGCGCATATGACCTATACCGCCGCGCTGCACGACAGTGGCCCGATCGCCTTCCGCTATCCGCGCGGCAATGGCACCGGCGTTCCGATTCCGGAAAAGCTCGAACGGCTGGAAATCGGCAAGGGCCGGATCGTCAAACAGGGCAGCAAGGTTGCGATCCTGTCGCTCGGCGCGCGGCTGGAAGAAGCCAAGAAGGCCGCGGAGCGGCTCGAAGCCAAGGGGCTCAGCACAACCGTCGCCGATCTGCGCTTTGCCAAACCTCTGGACGAGGAACTGATCCGCAAATTGCTGACAACCCACGAAGTCGCAGTCACCATAGAGGAAGCATCGGTTGGTGGTCTCGGCGCGCATGTTTTGACCTATGCATCAGACAATGGTCTGACCGACGCGGGCCTGAAAATCCGCACGATGCGCTTGCCTGATGTGTTTCAGGATCAAGACAAGCCGGATCTCCAATATGCCGAAGCGGGACTGGATGCGGATGGTATTGTCGATACGGTGCTGAAAGCGCTGCGGCACAATAGTGCAAATGTCGAGGATACGGGGGTCCGAGCCTAA
- a CDS encoding COX15/CtaA family protein, protein MPSHLTSARIRPVALSNWLYSVAFLVFIMVVVGGITRLTESGLSITEWKPVTGALPPLSEADWLSEFEKYKQIPEYLEINGPAGMTLADFKFIYFWEWVHRLLGRLIGVAFALPLLWFAVKRAIPSGYGWRLVALLALGGLQGTIGWWMVSSGLSERTDVSHFRLAVHLLTALFILGGLVWTALDLRQLAAGRPKPSRLTGFGLATIAVLFVQLLFGAYTAGLDAGYVSSSWPLMNDYFIPGGIDWGTGIWNALNNDPYLIHFIHRWWAWVAVGFLVVLARKVRPIDRRASIAIHTAFGIQILLGIATVMTGINIHLAVLHQAVGALVVASCTWGVHLTGRSQA, encoded by the coding sequence ATGCCCTCACATTTAACTTCCGCCCGGATTCGCCCCGTCGCCCTATCCAACTGGCTCTATTCCGTCGCCTTTCTGGTATTCATCATGGTTGTCGTCGGCGGGATCACCCGGTTGACCGAATCGGGCCTCTCCATAACCGAATGGAAGCCGGTGACCGGCGCGCTACCGCCGCTGAGCGAAGCGGACTGGTTGTCAGAATTCGAAAAATATAAACAGATTCCCGAATATCTCGAGATCAACGGGCCCGCTGGCATGACGCTGGCAGACTTCAAATTCATCTATTTCTGGGAATGGGTGCACCGGCTGCTCGGGCGTTTGATCGGCGTGGCCTTTGCGCTGCCGCTGCTGTGGTTCGCGGTGAAGCGGGCGATTCCGTCCGGTTACGGCTGGCGTCTGGTGGCTTTGCTGGCGCTTGGCGGATTGCAGGGCACGATCGGCTGGTGGATGGTCAGTTCCGGCCTCAGCGAGCGGACCGATGTCAGCCATTTCCGGTTGGCGGTCCATTTGCTGACTGCGCTTTTCATATTGGGCGGGCTGGTCTGGACGGCGCTTGACTTGCGGCAGCTGGCCGCCGGCCGGCCAAAGCCCTCGCGTCTGACCGGTTTTGGACTGGCGACGATAGCTGTTCTGTTTGTCCAGCTTCTGTTCGGCGCTTATACTGCGGGTCTGGACGCCGGCTATGTATCGAGCAGCTGGCCGCTGATGAACGACTATTTCATCCCAGGCGGGATTGATTGGGGAACGGGCATCTGGAATGCGCTCAATAACGACCCCTATCTGATCCATTTCATTCATCGCTGGTGGGCCTGGGTCGCTGTTGGCTTTCTCGTAGTCCTCGCCCGGAAGGTCCGGCCCATCGACCGCAGGGCGTCGATCGCCATCCACACTGCCTTCGGAATCCAGATATTGCTTGGGATTGCGACCGTCATGACGGGGATCAATATTCATCTTGCGGTGCTGCATCAGGCCGTCGGGGCACTGGTCGTCGCATCCTGCACGTGGGGCGTACATTTGACCGGTCGCTCGCAGGCCTAA
- the rplM gene encoding 50S ribosomal protein L13, translated as MKGITKQTQSAKPADVEKKWHIIDAEDLVVGRVASIIANILRGKHKPSYTPHVDCGDHVIVINAEKVKFTGNKTKQKTYYKHSGHPGGISGTTAEKVLEGRFPERVMEKAVERMIPKGPLGFAQMRALHVFAGTEHPYNGQNPVALDVASMNRKNKVGA; from the coding sequence ATGAAGGGTATCACGAAACAGACACAGTCGGCCAAGCCAGCTGATGTCGAAAAGAAATGGCATATCATTGATGCCGAAGATCTGGTCGTTGGCCGGGTTGCATCGATTATCGCCAATATCCTGCGCGGCAAGCACAAGCCAAGCTACACCCCTCATGTGGATTGCGGCGACCATGTCATCGTGATCAACGCCGAGAAGGTGAAGTTCACCGGCAACAAGACCAAGCAGAAAACCTATTACAAGCACTCCGGCCATCCCGGCGGCATCAGCGGCACGACCGCGGAAAAGGTCCTCGAAGGCCGCTTCCCCGAGCGCGTCATGGAAAAAGCTGTCGAGCGGATGATCCCCAAGGGTCCGCTTGGTTTCGCCCAGATGCGTGCATTGCACGTTTTTGCCGGTACCGAGCATCCGTATAACGGCCAGAACCCGGTGGCGCTCGACGTCGCTTCGATGAACCGTAAGAACAAGGTGGGCGCATAA
- a CDS encoding pyrimidine 5'-nucleotidase has product MPPQFSHIDHWIFDLDNVLYPVECDLFALIDIKMGEYIARALDCDPVEARRIQKEFFHDHGTTLAGLMHNHGTDPNDFLDFVHDIDMDRLAPAPLVRDAIAALPGEKLVFTNADRPYAQRVLEKRGLDGLFHQMHDILDTGLVPKPKPAAYESMIAATGIDPTRALFVEDMARNLRPAKDLGMTTVWINTGAEWAGREHDPAYIDHEITDLESWVTSLHKAKEETPT; this is encoded by the coding sequence ATGCCACCGCAATTTTCCCATATCGATCACTGGATTTTCGATCTCGACAATGTTCTCTATCCGGTCGAGTGTGATCTGTTCGCGCTGATCGATATCAAGATGGGCGAATATATCGCCCGGGCGCTGGATTGCGATCCCGTCGAGGCGCGGAGGATCCAGAAGGAATTTTTCCACGATCATGGCACCACGCTCGCCGGGCTGATGCACAATCATGGCACCGACCCTAATGATTTTCTCGATTTCGTCCACGATATCGATATGGATCGCCTGGCACCTGCCCCTCTCGTTCGCGATGCCATTGCCGCGCTGCCCGGTGAAAAACTGGTCTTTACCAACGCAGACCGGCCCTATGCCCAGCGGGTGCTGGAAAAGCGCGGGCTCGACGGCCTGTTTCACCAGATGCACGACATCCTGGACACCGGCCTCGTCCCCAAGCCCAAGCCGGCTGCTTATGAAAGCATGATCGCCGCCACCGGCATCGACCCGACCCGCGCCCTGTTCGTCGAAGACATGGCCCGCAATTTGCGCCCGGCAAAAGATTTGGGCATGACCACCGTGTGGATCAACACCGGCGCAGAATGGGCTGGCCGCGAGCATGATCCCGCCTATATTGACCACGAAATTACAGATCTGGAGAGCTGGGTCACCAGCCTCCACAAAGCGAAGGAAGAAACACCGACATGA
- a CDS encoding succinate dehydrogenase iron-sulfur subunit produces the protein MATFTLPKNSKIRKTGELHQALTSGKKRPFKVYRYDPDKGENPRYDTFEIDTDDCGPMVLDALIKMKSEQDATLTFRRSCREGICGSCAMNINGKNGLACTTAIEDCGSKVTITPLPHMEVIKDLVPDFTHFYAQYASIQPWLKTVTPTPSGKERLQSPEDRSKLDGLYECILCACCQTSCPSYWWNSDKFLGPAILLQAYRWLADSRDEMTGERLDELEDPFRLYRCHTIMNCANACPKGLSPAKAIAEIKKMTASREV, from the coding sequence ATGGCTACTTTCACGCTCCCCAAGAATAGCAAGATCCGCAAGACGGGCGAGTTGCATCAAGCGCTGACCAGCGGGAAAAAGCGACCGTTCAAAGTCTATCGCTATGATCCGGACAAGGGCGAGAACCCGCGCTACGACACGTTCGAAATCGACACCGACGATTGCGGGCCGATGGTGCTGGATGCGCTGATCAAGATGAAGTCGGAACAGGATGCCACGCTGACCTTCCGCCGGTCCTGCCGCGAAGGAATCTGCGGATCCTGCGCGATGAACATCAATGGCAAAAACGGCCTGGCCTGCACCACCGCGATCGAGGATTGCGGTAGCAAGGTGACGATCACGCCGCTGCCGCATATGGAAGTGATCAAGGATCTGGTCCCTGATTTCACCCATTTCTACGCGCAATATGCCTCGATTCAGCCCTGGCTGAAAACGGTCACGCCGACGCCTTCGGGCAAGGAGCGGCTGCAATCACCGGAAGACCGCAGCAAGCTGGACGGGCTGTACGAGTGCATCCTCTGTGCGTGCTGCCAGACCAGCTGCCCCAGCTACTGGTGGAACAGCGACAAGTTCCTTGGCCCCGCTATCCTGCTGCAGGCCTATCGCTGGCTCGCCGACAGCCGCGATGAAATGACCGGTGAGCGACTCGATGAACTGGAAGATCCGTTCCGGCTCTATCGCTGCCACACGATCATGAATTGCGCCAATGCCTGCCCCAAGGGCCTGTCCCCGGCCAAGGCGATTGCCGAAATCAAGAAGATGACCGCCTCGCGCGAAGTCTGA
- the dapD gene encoding 2,3,4,5-tetrahydropyridine-2,6-dicarboxylate N-succinyltransferase — protein MTAALQTIIDDAWDKRESLGLTTQGEVRDAVDAALAMLDNGSGRVAEKKDGQWVVNQWLKKAVLLSFRLNDNKVIDGPGGANHWDKVPSKFAGWGENRFREAGFRSVPGSVVRQGAFIGKGVVLMPSFVNIGAFVDEGSMVDGWATVGSCAQIGKNVHISGGAGIGGVLEPLQADPVIIEDGAFIGARSEVAEGVRVGEGAVLSMGVYLGASTKIVDRDTGKIWMGEVPPYSVVVPGTLPPKVAVDGAPQPSLYCAVIVKTVDAQTRSKTGINELLRD, from the coding sequence ATGACCGCAGCATTGCAGACCATCATCGACGACGCCTGGGACAAACGGGAATCCCTCGGCCTGACAACGCAGGGCGAGGTCCGCGATGCCGTGGATGCGGCGCTTGCCATGCTCGACAATGGCAGCGGCCGGGTCGCCGAGAAAAAAGACGGCCAGTGGGTCGTCAACCAGTGGCTCAAGAAAGCGGTGCTGCTCTCCTTCCGGCTGAACGACAACAAGGTCATTGATGGCCCCGGCGGCGCCAATCACTGGGACAAGGTTCCCAGCAAATTTGCCGGATGGGGTGAAAACCGTTTCCGCGAAGCCGGTTTCCGCTCGGTCCCGGGATCCGTGGTCCGGCAGGGCGCCTTCATCGGCAAAGGCGTCGTTCTGATGCCCAGCTTCGTCAATATCGGCGCCTTTGTCGACGAAGGATCGATGGTCGATGGCTGGGCTACCGTCGGCAGCTGCGCGCAAATCGGCAAGAATGTGCATATTTCCGGCGGCGCCGGCATCGGCGGCGTGCTGGAACCGCTGCAGGCTGATCCGGTGATCATCGAGGATGGCGCCTTTATCGGCGCACGGTCGGAAGTCGCCGAAGGCGTTCGCGTCGGCGAGGGTGCGGTGCTTTCGATGGGCGTCTATCTCGGCGCGTCGACCAAGATCGTTGACCGCGACACTGGCAAGATATGGATGGGCGAAGTCCCGCCTTATTCGGTCGTGGTGCCGGGCACATTGCCGCCAAAGGTCGCTGTTGATGGCGCGCCGCAGCCGTCGCTCTATTGCGCCGTAATCGTCAAAACGGTCGACGCGCAGACCCGGTCCAAGACCGGTATCAACGAATTGCTGCGCGACTGA
- a CDS encoding alpha/beta hydrolase: MIAIIILACGGFALWFLAQPGPKQLDMVNNIVPGDSDARLLVQDQSYDDELGLGLNIWTPETLADEPLPVVVFIYGGGWRAGAKDQYAFAGRALANRGYMVVLPDYRLFPNTRFPGFLEDSAKALAWVHDNIATHGGDPERIFLSGQSAGAYNAMMLALDRQWLGREGKSPDLIRGVAALAGPYDFYPFDSETTKQSFGEYPDPEMTQPVNFVRADAPPLWLSSGSNDTQVRPRNSKILRDRILAAGGDAEYVEYPDIDHLEIMMALAKPFRHKAPVLDDMVAFFDHHR, translated from the coding sequence ATGATTGCGATAATTATCCTCGCTTGCGGGGGCTTTGCCTTGTGGTTCCTTGCGCAGCCGGGGCCGAAGCAACTGGATATGGTCAATAATATCGTCCCGGGCGACAGCGATGCCCGGCTGCTGGTGCAGGACCAGTCCTATGACGACGAGCTGGGTCTGGGGCTCAATATCTGGACCCCGGAAACCCTAGCGGACGAACCGCTGCCGGTTGTCGTTTTCATCTACGGCGGCGGCTGGCGCGCCGGGGCGAAGGATCAATATGCCTTTGCCGGGCGGGCGCTGGCCAATCGCGGCTATATGGTGGTCCTTCCCGATTACCGGCTGTTTCCCAACACCCGTTTTCCCGGCTTTCTGGAAGACAGCGCAAAGGCATTGGCCTGGGTGCACGACAATATCGCGACGCACGGAGGTGATCCGGAGAGAATATTCCTGTCCGGCCAGTCCGCTGGCGCCTATAATGCGATGATGCTCGCGCTCGACCGGCAATGGCTTGGTCGAGAGGGTAAATCTCCGGATCTCATCAGGGGCGTGGCAGCGCTGGCCGGACCCTATGATTTCTATCCGTTCGATTCCGAAACCACGAAGCAGAGCTTTGGCGAATATCCCGATCCGGAAATGACCCAGCCAGTCAATTTTGTCCGGGCGGATGCGCCGCCGCTCTGGCTGTCCAGCGGCAGCAACGACACCCAGGTGAGACCACGCAACAGTAAGATATTGCGCGACCGGATTCTTGCGGCGGGCGGGGATGCGGAATATGTCGAATATCCCGATATCGACCATCTCGAGATCATGATGGCGTTGGCCAAGCCGTTTCGTCACAAGGCCCCGGTGCTTGACGACATGGTCGCCTTTTTCGACCACCACCGGTGA
- a CDS encoding transcriptional repressor — protein sequence MGKHDHHEHHGESLADAARTNLEKSGEKWTNTRAAIFEALAGFSRPASAYDIAELVSSARGKRVAPNSVYRILDLFVANNLAMRIESANAYLANSHPGCEHDCIFLVCDSCGEATHIDDDPLSQQVRKVAKNQGFSSIRPVIEVRGICQKCT from the coding sequence ATGGGAAAACATGATCATCATGAGCATCACGGCGAATCCTTAGCCGACGCAGCGCGCACCAATCTGGAGAAATCCGGAGAAAAATGGACCAATACGCGCGCCGCCATCTTCGAGGCACTGGCCGGATTCTCGCGCCCGGCGTCGGCCTATGACATCGCTGAGCTCGTCTCTAGCGCACGCGGCAAGCGGGTTGCCCCGAACAGCGTCTACCGGATACTCGACCTGTTCGTGGCGAACAATCTCGCGATGCGGATCGAAAGCGCCAATGCCTATCTCGCCAACAGCCATCCCGGTTGCGAGCATGACTGTATTTTCCTGGTCTGCGACAGCTGTGGCGAGGCCACCCATATCGACGACGACCCCCTGTCCCAGCAAGTGCGCAAGGTCGCAAAAAACCAGGGATTCAGTTCCATCCGGCCGGTGATCGAGGTGCGTGGCATTTGCCAGAAATGCACTTGA